A single region of the Candidatus Coatesbacteria bacterium genome encodes:
- the thiC gene encoding phosphomethylpyrimidine synthase ThiC, whose translation MTQLEAAKHGTLTPELLRVAAAEGVDPEELRRRVAAGTVVIPKNVARPTEVALGIGAGLRVKVNANLGTSRDLPDPEPELEKVRAALKYGADTLMDLSTGGDLRATRRRIIEASPVPVGTVPIYDAAVQAAEERRKLIHLTPEEMFAAVERHGEDGVDFITVHCGVSRRAVELLQRSPRTAGVVSRGGAILTEWIVRNKSENPLLEQYDRLLEIARRHDMTLSLGDGLRPGCLADATDRPQIEELVTLGELARRAREAGVQVMIEGPGHVPLDQVAENVRIQKALCDGAPFYVLGPLVTDIAPGYDHIVGAVGGAVAAMAGADFLCYVTPAEHICLPNVDHVKRGVIASRIAAHAADVARGLPAARERDDAMGLARRELDWRTQYELALDPEMLEEWRDRRKPADDRVCTMCSELCAIKGMRRALYGDPDDEGVS comes from the coding sequence ATGACCCAGTTGGAAGCCGCCAAACATGGAACCCTGACTCCGGAGCTGCTCCGGGTGGCCGCCGCCGAAGGCGTCGATCCCGAAGAGCTGCGCCGACGCGTCGCCGCCGGTACCGTGGTCATCCCCAAGAACGTCGCCCGACCGACGGAGGTCGCCCTGGGTATCGGCGCCGGGCTGCGCGTCAAGGTCAACGCCAACCTGGGCACCAGCCGGGACCTGCCCGATCCGGAACCGGAGCTGGAGAAGGTCCGCGCAGCGCTCAAGTACGGCGCCGACACCCTGATGGACCTGTCGACGGGGGGCGACCTGCGCGCCACGCGGCGCCGGATCATCGAAGCCTCGCCCGTGCCCGTCGGCACCGTGCCCATCTACGACGCCGCCGTCCAGGCCGCCGAGGAACGACGCAAACTCATCCACCTGACCCCGGAGGAGATGTTCGCCGCCGTTGAGCGCCACGGCGAGGACGGCGTCGATTTCATCACCGTCCACTGCGGGGTTTCACGCCGGGCCGTCGAGCTGTTGCAGCGCTCGCCGCGCACCGCCGGCGTGGTCAGCCGCGGCGGGGCGATCCTGACCGAATGGATCGTGCGCAACAAGTCCGAGAACCCGCTGCTGGAGCAGTACGATCGGCTACTGGAGATCGCCCGGCGTCACGACATGACCCTCTCCCTGGGCGACGGCCTGCGGCCGGGCTGCCTGGCCGACGCCACCGACCGCCCGCAAATCGAGGAGCTGGTAACCCTGGGCGAGCTGGCCCGCCGGGCCCGGGAGGCCGGGGTCCAGGTGATGATCGAGGGGCCGGGCCACGTGCCGCTGGATCAGGTGGCCGAGAACGTCCGCATCCAGAAAGCGCTCTGCGACGGCGCGCCGTTCTACGTCCTGGGACCCCTGGTGACCGACATCGCCCCGGGCTACGATCACATCGTCGGGGCTGTCGGCGGAGCCGTGGCGGCGATGGCCGGCGCCGATTTCCTCTGCTACGTCACCCCGGCCGAGCATATCTGTCTGCCCAACGTCGACCACGTCAAGCGGGGCGTGATCGCCAGCCGGATCGCCGCCCACGCCGCCGACGTCGCCCGCGGCCTGCCCGCCGCCCGGGAGCGCGACGACGCCATGGGGCTGGCCCGGCGCGAGCTGGACTGGCGGACCCAGTACGAGCTGGCGCTGGATCCCGAAATGCTCGAGGAGTGGCGCGACCGGCGAAAACCCGCCGACGACCGGGTCTGCACCATGTGTTCGGAACTCTGCGCCATCAAGGGGATGCGCCGCGCCCTCTACGGCGATCCCGACGACGAGGGAGTTTCCTGA